From one Amaranthus tricolor cultivar Red isolate AtriRed21 chromosome 17, ASM2621246v1, whole genome shotgun sequence genomic stretch:
- the LOC130803989 gene encoding uncharacterized protein LOC130803989 isoform X2, which translates to MGDEKDAFYVVRKGDIIGIYKSSADCQAQAAASPLDPSISVYKGYGLSKDAESYLVSRGLQQAGFSISACDMQDGLFGHLSVCPIQDPGEVSFSAHDAPYQPVKLENYVETQASIGRASGNPPNGRIPKHDAGESSCSMLNAPTKPIKLENYVENQASLSPALLAPKGRIQKHHDTGLNKIPTTLLHDCGKLENYVKPVDQMRPSCESCTIEFDGASKGNPGQAGAGAILRARDGNDVWLLREGVGIATNNVAEYRSVILGMKTALQKGFKHVKVRGDSMLVCNQIQGKWKTKNENMASLCKDALQLKTQFLSFTIEHVPRELNSAADAQANRAIRLKDGQVEVEMAKSRA; encoded by the exons CCGCTAGACCCTTCAATATCTGTATATAAAGGATATGGTTTATCCAAGGATGCAGAATCATACCTTGTTTCTCGTGGGCTTCAACAAGCTGGTTTTTCAATCAGTGCCTGTGACATGCAAGATGGACTGTTTGGTCATCTTTCCGTTTGCCCAATTCAG GATCCTGGCGAAGTAAGCTTCTCTGCACATGATGCTCCTTATCAACCTGTCAAATTGGAGAATTATGTAGAAACTCAAGCTTCTATTGGACGTGCCAGCGGAAATCCTCCAAATGGAAGAATCCCGAAACAT GATGCTGGTGAATCAAGTTGTTCTATGTTGAATGCTCCAACTAAACCTATCAAGTTGGAGAATTATGTGGAAAATCAAGCGTCTCTGAGTCCTGCCCTTCTTGCTCCTAAAGGGAGGATTCAAAAACAT CATGATACTGGATTGAATAAAATTCCCACAACTCTGCTGCATGATTGTGGCAAATTGGAGAACTATGTCAAACCTGTTGACCAAATGCGTCCGTCATGT GAATCTTGTACAATTGAATTTGATGGAGCTTCAAAAGGCAATCCTGGTCAAGCTGGTGCTGGAGCTATTTTGCGTGCAAGAGATGGAAATGAT GTTTGGCTATTGCGAGAAGGTGTCGGTATTGCTACTAACAATGTGGCAGAGTATCGATCAGTTATTTTAGGTATGAAAACAGCTTTACAGAAAGGATTTAAGCATGTTAAAGTTCGGGGCGACTCTATGCTGGTCTGCAATCAG ATTCAGGGTAAATGGAAAACAAAGAATGAAAACATGGCCAGCCTTTGCAAGGATGCATTGCAGCTGAAAACACAGTTCCTATCATTTACTATTGAACATGTTCCTAGG GAGCTCAATTCTGCTGCCGATGCTCAGGCAAATCGAGCCATTAGACTAAAAG ATGGACAAGTCGAAGTTGAGATGGCAAAGTCTCGCGCTTAG
- the LOC130803989 gene encoding uncharacterized protein LOC130803989 isoform X1: MGDEKDAFYVVRKGDIIGIYKSSADCQAQAAASPLDPSISVYKGYGLSKDAESYLVSRGLQQAGFSISACDMQDGLFGHLSVCPIQDPGEVSFSAHDAPYQPVKLENYVETQASIGRASGNPPNGRIPKHDAGESSCSMLNAPTKPIKLENYVENQASLSPALLAPKGRIQKHHDTGLNKIPTTLLHDCGKLENYVKPVDQMRPSCESCTIEFDGASKGNPGQAGAGAILRARDGNDVWLLREGVGIATNNVAEYRSVILGMKTALQKGFKHVKVRGDSMLVCNQIQGKWKTKNENMASLCKDALQLKTQFLSFTIEHVPRELNSAADAQANRAIRLKDGQVEVEMAKSHTYL, from the exons CCGCTAGACCCTTCAATATCTGTATATAAAGGATATGGTTTATCCAAGGATGCAGAATCATACCTTGTTTCTCGTGGGCTTCAACAAGCTGGTTTTTCAATCAGTGCCTGTGACATGCAAGATGGACTGTTTGGTCATCTTTCCGTTTGCCCAATTCAG GATCCTGGCGAAGTAAGCTTCTCTGCACATGATGCTCCTTATCAACCTGTCAAATTGGAGAATTATGTAGAAACTCAAGCTTCTATTGGACGTGCCAGCGGAAATCCTCCAAATGGAAGAATCCCGAAACAT GATGCTGGTGAATCAAGTTGTTCTATGTTGAATGCTCCAACTAAACCTATCAAGTTGGAGAATTATGTGGAAAATCAAGCGTCTCTGAGTCCTGCCCTTCTTGCTCCTAAAGGGAGGATTCAAAAACAT CATGATACTGGATTGAATAAAATTCCCACAACTCTGCTGCATGATTGTGGCAAATTGGAGAACTATGTCAAACCTGTTGACCAAATGCGTCCGTCATGT GAATCTTGTACAATTGAATTTGATGGAGCTTCAAAAGGCAATCCTGGTCAAGCTGGTGCTGGAGCTATTTTGCGTGCAAGAGATGGAAATGAT GTTTGGCTATTGCGAGAAGGTGTCGGTATTGCTACTAACAATGTGGCAGAGTATCGATCAGTTATTTTAGGTATGAAAACAGCTTTACAGAAAGGATTTAAGCATGTTAAAGTTCGGGGCGACTCTATGCTGGTCTGCAATCAG ATTCAGGGTAAATGGAAAACAAAGAATGAAAACATGGCCAGCCTTTGCAAGGATGCATTGCAGCTGAAAACACAGTTCCTATCATTTACTATTGAACATGTTCCTAGG GAGCTCAATTCTGCTGCCGATGCTCAGGCAAATCGAGCCATTAGACTAAAAG ATGGACAAGTCGAAGTCGAGATGGCTAAGTCTCACACTTATTTGTAA